Proteins encoded together in one Juglans regia cultivar Chandler chromosome 9, Walnut 2.0, whole genome shotgun sequence window:
- the LOC108990163 gene encoding receptor homology region, transmembrane domain- and RING domain-containing protein 6-like — MSTSSCFGFTYRVWQRKNPIKEISPLSPHDEIPIEFRITKVHGVQKFICADDDDPVSSSLEKLPLHSETVSVPEDAALLRDSGVRLRSVLRTMEVGHDYVDRISSDISRVAQLRFPGGLLSSIVVALVHIVAVIVLEVDDESESEPEYESESESDSDSSMDTVAATKSSIEALEKVILEEGGMGKYCMICMEEYEGGMEITRMPCSHIFHGDCIVIWLLTSHLCPLCRYPMPSSD, encoded by the coding sequence ATGTCAACCAGTAGCTGCTTTGGTTTCACGTACCGAGTGTGGCAGCGAAAAAACCCCATCAAGGAGATCTCGCCGTTGAGTCCACACGACGAGATTCCAATCGAGTTTCGCATAACCAAGGTACACGGAGTGCAGAAATTCATCTGCGCAGATGACGACGATCCGGTATCTTCCTCGCTAGAAAAACTTCCGTTACATTCAGAAACCGTCTCGGTTCCTGAAGATGCGGCGCTGTTACGCGACAGTGGTGTTCGTCTGCGGTCTGTTCTTCGCACCATGGAGGTCGGACATGACTATGTAGATCGAATATCATCAGATATATCAAGGGTGGCTCAACTCCGATTCCCTGGAGGCTTACTGTCGTCCATTGTTGTTGCCCTAGTGCACATCGTGGCGGTCATAGTACTGGAGGTTGATGACGAGTCCGAGTCCGAACCAGAATACGAGTCCGAGTCCGAGTCCGATTCTGACTCTTCGATGGATACCGTGGCGGCGACGAAATCTTCGATCGAGGCATTGGAGAAGGTAATCCTGGAAGAAGGGGGGATGGGAAAGTACTGCATGATATGCATGGAAGAGTATGAGGGTGGGATGGAAATCACTCGCATGCCATGCTCCCATATCTTTCATGGAGATTGCATTGTCATATGGTTGCTGACAAGTCACCTTTGTCCTCTGTGCCGATACCCGATGCCATCATCAGACTAG